The proteins below are encoded in one region of Hordeum vulgare subsp. vulgare chromosome 3H, MorexV3_pseudomolecules_assembly, whole genome shotgun sequence:
- the LOC123444487 gene encoding chorismate mutase 1, chloroplastic-like isoform X1, whose amino-acid sequence MEFKVASKAAASPAAWHGTSQGAQGRSSVAFGSARRKGPSRQARALAAASNNSAPLYGFQVEEQRIDRSQILTLDSIRTSLIRLEDSIIFGLLERAQYCYNADTYDSSSFHVDGFGGSLVEFMVRETEKLHAKVGRYKSPDEHPFFPEDLPETLLPPIQYPTVLHPIADSININKEIWKMYFDEVIPRLVKEGSDGNSGSSALCDTTCLQALSKRIHYGKFVAEAKFQESPEAYTPAIKAQDGDQLMQLLTYETVERAIEHRVETKAKIFGQEVNIGAEAKGMPVYKIRPSLVAGLYSNRIMPLTKDVQVAYLLRRLD is encoded by the exons ATGGAGTTCAAGGTGGCATCGAAGGCTGCCGCGTCGCCCGCGGCCTGGCACGGCACGAGCCAGGGAGCGCAGGGCCGGAGCAGCGTCGCCTTCGGATCGGCGCGGAGGAAGGGGCCGTCGCGGCAAGCGCGGGCGCTGGCCGCTGCATCCAACAACTCCGCCCCGCTGTACGGCTTCCA GGTGGAGGAACAGAGGATAGATCGAAGTCAAATACTGACTTTGGACAGTATCAGAACCTCTTTGATCAGACTAGAAGACAGCATCATATTCGGTCTCTTGGAGAGAGCACAGTATTGTTACAATGCTGATACGTATGATAGCAGTTCTTTCCATGTGGATGGATTTGGGGGCTCTTTGGTTGAATTCATGGTTAGAGAAACTGAAAAGCTACACGCAAAG GTTGGGAGATACAAGAGCCCAGATGAGCACCCATTCTTTCCAGAAGATCTGCCTGAGACACTGTTGCCGCCTATCCAGTATCCAACG GTTCTGCATCCTATTGCTGATTCCATTAATATCAACAAAGAGATTTGGAAAATGTACTTTGATGAAGTTATTCCAAGGTTGGTGAAAGAAGGAAGTGATGGAAATTCTGGATCCAGTGCTCTTTGTGACACGACCTGCTTGCAG GCACTCTCTAAAAGAATCCACTATGGGAAGTTTGTGGCAGAGGCCAAGTTTCAAGAGTCCCCTGAAGCTTACACACCTGCAATAAAAGCTCAG GACGGTGATCAACTAATGCAGCTCCTCACCTACGAGACGGTCGAGCGTGCCATCGAACATCGGGTGGAAACCAAGGCTAAGATATTTGGACAGGAGGTGAACATAGGAGCTGAAGCCAAGGGCATGCCTGTGTACAAGATCAGGCCCAGCCTGGTCGCTGGACTGTACAGCAACAGGATCATGCCGCTAACCAAGGACGTCCAGGTAGCATACTTGCTAAGGAGGCTGGACTGA
- the LOC123444487 gene encoding chorismate mutase 1, chloroplastic-like isoform X2 produces MEFKVASKAAASPAAWHGTSQGAQGRSSVAFGSARRKGPSRQARALAAASNNSAPLVEEQRIDRSQILTLDSIRTSLIRLEDSIIFGLLERAQYCYNADTYDSSSFHVDGFGGSLVEFMVRETEKLHAKVGRYKSPDEHPFFPEDLPETLLPPIQYPTVLHPIADSININKEIWKMYFDEVIPRLVKEGSDGNSGSSALCDTTCLQALSKRIHYGKFVAEAKFQESPEAYTPAIKAQDGDQLMQLLTYETVERAIEHRVETKAKIFGQEVNIGAEAKGMPVYKIRPSLVAGLYSNRIMPLTKDVQVAYLLRRLD; encoded by the exons ATGGAGTTCAAGGTGGCATCGAAGGCTGCCGCGTCGCCCGCGGCCTGGCACGGCACGAGCCAGGGAGCGCAGGGCCGGAGCAGCGTCGCCTTCGGATCGGCGCGGAGGAAGGGGCCGTCGCGGCAAGCGCGGGCGCTGGCCGCTGCATCCAACAACTCCGCCCCGCT GGTGGAGGAACAGAGGATAGATCGAAGTCAAATACTGACTTTGGACAGTATCAGAACCTCTTTGATCAGACTAGAAGACAGCATCATATTCGGTCTCTTGGAGAGAGCACAGTATTGTTACAATGCTGATACGTATGATAGCAGTTCTTTCCATGTGGATGGATTTGGGGGCTCTTTGGTTGAATTCATGGTTAGAGAAACTGAAAAGCTACACGCAAAG GTTGGGAGATACAAGAGCCCAGATGAGCACCCATTCTTTCCAGAAGATCTGCCTGAGACACTGTTGCCGCCTATCCAGTATCCAACG GTTCTGCATCCTATTGCTGATTCCATTAATATCAACAAAGAGATTTGGAAAATGTACTTTGATGAAGTTATTCCAAGGTTGGTGAAAGAAGGAAGTGATGGAAATTCTGGATCCAGTGCTCTTTGTGACACGACCTGCTTGCAG GCACTCTCTAAAAGAATCCACTATGGGAAGTTTGTGGCAGAGGCCAAGTTTCAAGAGTCCCCTGAAGCTTACACACCTGCAATAAAAGCTCAG GACGGTGATCAACTAATGCAGCTCCTCACCTACGAGACGGTCGAGCGTGCCATCGAACATCGGGTGGAAACCAAGGCTAAGATATTTGGACAGGAGGTGAACATAGGAGCTGAAGCCAAGGGCATGCCTGTGTACAAGATCAGGCCCAGCCTGGTCGCTGGACTGTACAGCAACAGGATCATGCCGCTAACCAAGGACGTCCAGGTAGCATACTTGCTAAGGAGGCTGGACTGA